In Bacteroidota bacterium, a genomic segment contains:
- a CDS encoding (Fe-S)-binding protein: MIVDVFIPCFIDQIYPETAFNMIRILEKCGVKVHYNDQQTCCGQMAFNSGFWDEAKAIGEKFIKDFQGDHYVVGPSASCVGYVRNYYHELFQNTSMHLEYRSLQKRIYEFSDFLVNVLKVEDVGAEFSHTVTYHDSCAALREYGIKEEPRRLLAKVRGLNLIEMKGTDVCCGFGGTFSVKHPSIASAMAEQKIEHALETGAEYIVSTDASCLMHQDGYIRKNNISLKVIHIADVLASGW, encoded by the coding sequence ATGATCGTCGATGTATTTATCCCCTGCTTTATTGATCAGATTTACCCCGAAACTGCTTTTAACATGATACGCATCCTGGAAAAATGCGGTGTTAAGGTTCACTATAACGATCAACAAACCTGCTGCGGGCAGATGGCTTTCAATAGCGGTTTTTGGGATGAGGCCAAAGCGATTGGTGAAAAATTCATAAAAGATTTTCAGGGAGATCATTATGTGGTTGGCCCATCGGCATCCTGTGTGGGCTATGTCAGGAATTATTATCATGAATTATTTCAGAACACCTCCATGCATCTGGAATACCGAAGTCTTCAAAAACGTATCTACGAGTTCTCTGATTTCCTGGTAAATGTATTGAAAGTAGAAGATGTGGGAGCTGAGTTCAGTCATACTGTTACTTACCATGATTCGTGTGCCGCATTGCGTGAATACGGGATAAAAGAGGAGCCCCGGCGTTTACTGGCAAAAGTCAGGGGGCTGAACCTGATAGAGATGAAGGGTACGGATGTTTGTTGCGGTTTTGGAGGTACTTTTTCGGTGAAGCACCCATCCATCGCTTCAGCCATGGCTGAGCAGAAAATTGAACACGCCCTGGAGACGGGTGCAGAATATATCGTTTCCACAGATGCATCCTGTTTGATGCATCAGGATGGCTATATCAGAAAGAACAATATTTCACTGAAGGTGATCCACATTGCTGATGTGCTGGCATCAGGATGGTAG